Within Persephonella sp. KM09-Lau-8, the genomic segment CTCATAAGGCATTGTCCACATTAGATTTTTATTTATTCTATCAAAATGGGGACAAAGTTGTCCACATTTGTATTAAAAGTGTCCACATTTCCGTTCTTTCCCACAAAAACAACCTTATCAAAATAGTTACGATAAATATTGGCAAACTTTAAGATCTATCAAAATGGGGACAAAGTTGTCCACATTTGTATTAAAAGTGTCCACATTTCGTATTAAATCTGTCCACATTTGTATTAAAAGTGTCCACATTTGTATTAAATCTGTCCACATTTCACCTCTGAAACCCCTGGGTAACAATAACTTTCGGAATCCTACAAAAGATATTACAAAAGTATTTACAAAAGATATACAAATTGATGATGATGGGAAAAATTAAAAATGCGAATAAATATATTCTTATATTTTCTGTTTAAAAATGGTTTGGTAATTTCTAAAATTGGCAACAAATGACCCCAAATTTGTCTGTATATAATGCAAAAGCAATAAAAAGTAAGTCTTGGGCTTTATATAGGTTTTAATCGTTTCATGCCAGGCTACCGCTTAAAATTTTGCGGGTTTGATTTCTAATTAGAAATCAAAAATCTTTTTCGTATTTTTTTCTTTCCCCCTCTTTTTTGGATTTGAAAACCCAGAAATCAGCCATAAACTCCTATCGCTATCTAAAACCTCTTGACCTTTTTGATCTCTTTGATATGTTAATAGACTATAATTAATTAAAAAGGTTCAAATTATGGAAAAAACAATTTTTGAAAAAACCATAGTTGAAGAACAGAAAACAGTTGTTGAAATACCTGAGGTAACAATTGTTAAAAACGCTCCGGTCGAAAAATCTTCTGCATCTACAAAGCAGTTCCAGGGGTTGAAAATTGTAAAAGAGTTTGAAGCAGAAGGTGGGGAAGCTGACCTTTTTCTCCTTGAAAATAACACGCTTTTGAAACTCTATAGAAAAGGCATAATCCCCAAAATAGAAGTCGTTCAGAAAATCAAAGAGGTCGGAGAAAAATTACCAAACGATGTGGTAAAAATACTTGATTTTGGCATAGACAAAGAAACAGGCAGATTTTACGAAATACAGGAATACATGAAAAACGGAAATATTAAAAACTTTCTGAAAGGGAAAACACCCAATAAAAATCTTTTAATACAGATAATAGACCAAATAAACCAGATTCTAAAAGCTCTACATTCTTTAAACATAATCCACAGGGATATTAAGCCTTCAAATATTCTGGTTAAAGAGGAAAATCCTCTAAACCTGGTAGTAACAGACTTCGGTATATCCTCTTTATTGGATGATGAATTTTCAAAGAAAATAACAACAGTAAAAGGAACTCCTGTTTACTCTGCTCCTGAAAGTTTCTCCGGAATAATGGGAAAGGAAGCAGACTACTGGTCATTTGGAATGGTAATTTTAGACATTCTAAACAAAAATCCTTTTAAGGGTTTAGACCCAAAAACGGTGATGTTTAAGATAACATCCGAGCAAGTCCCAATTCCAGAAGAATTAGACGAAGATGTCAAAACCCTACTGAAAGGTCTATTAACTCAAAACAGGAAGAAAAGATGGGGTGCAAAAGAAGTTGACCTGTGGCTTTCGGGAAATATCCCCAGTGTATTTTATGAAGAAAAAGTAACATCTGGAAGATACCTGTTTAACAACAAGGAATACAGCTCACTTGAAGAACTCGCAGGAGCAATGCAGGCAAATGAAGAAACCTTTAAATATGCAGTTTCTTTTGTCCAGAGAGGACATCTAAATACACTTCTTAAAGAAAATAAACAACTTGATTTGGACACCAGGGTATGGGAAATTTTGGAAAGTGAAAAAGATCCTGAAGTAGCCCTTGTAGAAATAATCCATACAATAGCCCCATCACTGGAAATAAAGCCTTATGGAATCAAGATAAACCTTTCTGAGCTTTTTGAAGACACCCTTTCTGCAATAAAAGGGCTTTCTAAACCTAATCCCCTTTCTGCTCTTTTAATATCAGAAAATAAAAAAGACCTGAAAAAATTTGAAAAACTGGTTAAATACACAAAAGATGGAGAATTCCTTAGTTTTATGGCAAATAAGTTTCTTCAGGCAGAAAGAGCTTTAGGATCTAAAACAAAAGCATTACACCTATTTGCTTCAATGGTTTCAGAAAACTTTGCGGTTACCAGAAGATTGGACTTCTCCAGAAAAAGCTTTATTAAAGTACTTGAAAACCCCTTAACAAAAGAAGAGTTTGACTTTTTCTCTTACCATTTTGAAAGAATGCTTGGAAAAAAGCTGAATAAAAAAAACATAGAAAACATAGATATGTTCCACTATCAGAAAATCGTCGAACTTGTAAGAAAGGATAAAAATTACCTTGAAAATGCTCAACCTATTATTAAAAACCTAAAAGTTAAAACACACCTTTACCCGTTTGAAATAGCACTTGCTGCATGGAAAGGAAAATCAGACAAAATTGAAGATTTGATAGACGCAGTGTCTGCTATGGTTTTAGTTGAAAAAACAGGAATAAAATGGGAAGCTCTCGAAAGGGAAAGAATAAACAGAGTAAAAAATAAACTAAAAGAACTGGATGAAGCAGGCTATGTAGTTCCAATGGGAGAACTGGAGCTAATAGAACAAAAAAAGGAAAAAAACTCTTACAAGGTGAAAATAGACCAGTGGTCCCACTTCATAAACCACATAGAATCACTGGAGGAGTTTCTTAAAGATGAAGGTGTTCTACTTCACTAATAGAGGAAACTACAGGGATAAAAACGAAGATGCTCTGCTTATAGATAAAAAAGTTATTCAGGAAGATATGGAAAAGCCGAGAGAATCAGCACCTTCAAAAATAGTCGCAGTTGCAGATGGAGTCGGTGGAGCTGCAGCAGGAGAAGTGGCATCAAAATCCGTTTTAGAAACACTGGCAGATTTTGAAAATCCGGATATAGAGGCGGCAATTTTTAGAGCAAAAGAAAAATTAAAAAAACTTGCAGAAAAAGACCCTTCGCTAAACGGAATGGCAACAACAGTAGCTGGGATAAAAGTGGAAAGTAATAAAATCACCGTCTTCAACTGTGGAGACAGCAGGGTTTACAAAAAGGCAGGAAAATTTCTAAGAATACTTTCATTTGACCACTCTAAAGGTGGAGTCTTATATTCAGCAGTAGGAACGGATATAACCCCTGAGGTATTTACCAGACAAACAGACGGAGGAATATTCCTTATTGCCACAGATGGGTTTTATGGAGTTTTTGAGGAGCAGGAGCTGGAGGAACTTTTTGAAGAAAACATAGAAAAAACAGTTTCAAACATAATGCAAAAGTTAAAAACAAAAAACCTACATGACAATACTACATTTATAATAGCAGAGGTTTAAAATGAGCTCAGTTTCTGCATTTCAAATAAAAGTCAACAAAGAAGAATATAACCAGAAAAAAAGAGAAGCTGCAAAAGTAATTGATAACATGTACAAACTACTGCTGGAAAAGGCTGAAGAAATAAGAGAAGAAAAAAGAAGAAAAAATGTCATAAGAGAAATAGAAAAAGCCCGTGAAGACCTCTGGTCAATGCTGAGCGAAAACACTCCTTATTATTATACAGAAATGAAAATTCATCTTCGAAAAGACCCGTTTATCAGAATTTTCCACGGGGCAGAATATTATATAAAAGAGATACTAAACCTGATAGAAAAAGAAAAAGCCTTTGTTGAAGAAAAAAGAAAGGATATAGAAAAAATACTCAAAAAAATAGAAACAATAAAAGAAGGAAAAACTATCTTTAGCAAAGATGTCTTACAAAAAATCTCCCATTTTGATAAATCGCTAATTGAAAAAGATATCAATAAAGCTGAAAGAGAAATAAAAAAAATAATACCCTTCCTGGAAAAGGCTTTAAGGGAAGAAAAAGGGTTAAAAAAACTAGAAGAAATAATTTCAAGCCTAAAAACTGAAGAAAAAACAGAAAAAAACACCCTGAGTCTTCTGGAGGAAGAAAAAAATTAAAAGAAAACAGGGAAAAAGAACTTAAAAATAGAAGTCTGGCTATAAAAATGCTGATTGAAGCCCTATCTGCGGAACTACCTCAGCCTTTTAAATCAGAAGTAGAAAAAATAATAGAAAAACCTGTTCTATCAGTCCAGGATCTGTCTGACTTTCTAATCAAATACTCAGACTGGAAAGAAAAACAAGCAGTGCAGCAACTGGAAAAAGAGTTAAAGAAAAAAATAATAGAAAAATTAAAAGAAAAAGGATACAGCCTAATATCGGACGGTGTGTTTATGTTATTTTCTAAAAAGGAAGGATACAAGATAGCAGTAAAAGTAAACAACGGAAAAATAACAAGCAAATTCATCAGAGAAATAGACCATCAACCTTCAGAATACGACAGGATAAAAGACAAAGAAGAGTTAAAAATATGGTGCAAAGACCAGGAAGATATATTAAACCAGATTAGCAAAGATGGAATCATAGTATCCCAGATAACAAATATACCCGACCTGTTAGACATAAATTACGAAATAAAAGAAAAAACTGTAGAGCACAAAAAACAACTAGCAAAAGAGGACTAAGATGCAATGGGTAAAAGAACTTGATTTATTTTTGCCTCAGACAGCTCATTTTCTGCTGTCCGGGAATATATACGACTCATTTTTGTTTGAAGGAATTCCCCTTAGCCTGATAGATTTCCTCGGAAGGCACCTTACGGAAAAACAGGGATATGATCAGGTGGTTTTATACATTCCTCTTTCAGGGTTTTTTCACGTTGCAGGAGATAGAAAACCATTTGAGGATATCGCAGGATCTTTGGACAAAGAAAAAAAGGAAAGTCTTGAAAAAGCTTACGAAACCATAAGCAAAATAACGCAAAACCAAAAATACCACATAGCCCTTATAGTAAACTTCGCATCCAGAATAGAAGAAATAGCTAAAAGTGACTTTGGAATTTTCCTCTATAAAATGTTTAAAGATGCCGTAAAAGCTAATAAAATAAAAACCGAGAGAGGAATAAAGCACAACCTTGTAATTTACTTGTTAGATAGAGAAGGGGACTTCCCGGCATGGTATTACGTTGAAAAGCCTAACGTAAAATCAATCCTGATACAAAAACCTGACATAAAAACAAGAAGACAGGTTATAAAAAAGCTTCTTGAGGTATTCAAAAAACAGGATGATGAAAAACTTATAAGTGAGATAACTGACAGAACTTACGGGATGCTTTCAAGGGAAATAATATCAATATTCCAGATAGCAAAGCAGAATAACATACAGCCTGAAAACATATCTCAAGCAATAAGAACATATAAAACAGGAATAAAGGAAAGTCCGTGGGAAAGTATTGAAAAATCAAAAGTAAAATCTATAAACAGTCTCATACAGGAAAGGGTAAAGGGACAGGAAGAAGCAATCAAAAAAGCCTCCCAGATAATAAGAAGAGCCTTTTTTAATCTATCAGGAGCACAGTTTTCAAAATATTCCCAAAGACCTAAAGGTGTTTTATTCCTTGCAGGACCTACAGGGGTAGGAAAAACGGAACTTGCAAAATCAATCGCAGAAATAGTGTTTGGAAATGAAGATGCACTTATTAGATTTGATATGTCAGAATTCAGGCACGACCATTCTGACCAGAGACTTCTTGGAGCCCCTCCAGGATATGTTGGATACGAAAGCGGAGGAGAACTGATAAACAAAATAAGGGAAAATCCCTTTTCTGTGGTTTTGTTTGACGAGATTGAAAAAGCACACCCAAGAATAATGGATATAATGCTGCAGCTTCTCGACGAAGGGGTTTTAACGTCAGGAAGAGGTGAAAAGGCTTACTTTTCTGAGTGCATTGTTATATTTACTTCAAACCTCGGAGCTTCAAAAGTAAACCCTACAATGGATTTTAATCAGGTTGAAAAAACGATAAAAGAGGAAATAGTAAACTACTTTAAAGAAATACAAAGACCGGAAATACTTAACAGAATAGGAAAAAACATTGTGGCATTTGATTTTATAAGGGAAAGGGAAGGAAAACAGATAGCAGAGAAAATGATAAATAACATTATCCAAAAACTGAAAAAGGAAAAAGGGATAACAGTAGAAATAGAAAGTATGAATAAACTCTTAGAAGCTTCAATAAAAGATCTATCAATGGGTGGTAGAGGAATTGGAAACACAATAGAGGAAATATTCATAAACCCATTATCGGAACTTTTATTTGAGCTGGATGTCAAAACCGGTGATACTGTAAAAATAAAATTTGGAGAAAAACTGGAAGGGGAAAAAATTGAAAGTAGCCAGAATACTTTATCCGGTTAAGACTCTTGGTCCCGGAAATAGAGTGGGAGTTTGGCTTCAGGGGTGCTCTATAAGGTGCAGAGGCTGCATGTCGGTTGAAACATGGAGCTTTGAGGATGGAATAAAGGAAGACCCTATATTGCTTGCCAAGAAATTGTCTAAAATATCAAATTCCTTTACTATATCCGGAGGGGAGCCATTTGACCAGCCTAAGGAATTAAAAAAGTTTCTTGAAGAACTGAAAAAAGAAGGAATTGAAGACATAATCATTTACACAGGATACACGGAAGAAAAGGTGTTAGAAGATTTTCCCTGGACAAAGAAGCTCTGCTCTCTTTTGATATCCGGACCTTTTATAGCAGGTCTCGAAACAGAATCTGGTTGGAAAGGCTCTGAAAATCAAAAGGCAAAAGTTTTCAACAAAAAATTTAAGGATTATTACAGACAGTTTTTAGAAAGCAAAAAGCAGCCCCTCCAGATTTTAGGCGGAACTATTGTCGGAATTCCTTCTAAAAAGCAGCTGATAAACACCTATATGGGAATAAAGTCTTGAAAAACGAAGAGAAATAAACCCAAGTAAAACAACTAACGGAACGACTATAATATCTATAACCAATAACAAAAATAACCGGTCAGAATAAAACCCAAAAAGTTTTGAAAAATCTAAAACTGTTTGAGACCACTGAAAAACCAGAAATTCTCCCATGAAAAAAGAAAATATAGCAAGACTTATTATATTTTTAGTGCTTTTAAACATATCTATAAAAGAAATAAAAAATAGACCATGAATAACGTGGAACAAAACTGAAAACAAAACCACCAAAAGTAAATACTTTGGATTTATTGCAGATAAAGTAAAGTCCATTTATACCTCCTGCAAACTTTAAACAAATAATATATAAACCAAAAATAAAAAGGAAAGGCAAATGAAAAAGGAGTTACCTCCTGGATTTATACTTCAAGTACTGGAAAAAAAGGGAATTAAATATAAGAAATCCGGCAACTCATTCAGACTGAGATGCCCTTTTCACGATGACAAAAACCCTTCAGCTTCTGTAGATCCAGAAAAAAATACATTTCTTTGCTTTGCTTGCGGTTCATCTCTATCTGAAAACGGAAAAATAGCAATATCTGCTAAAAGATTGTTTGAACTTCTCGGAGGTAGCAAAGAAGAATGGCACAATTTGATCAGACAAACATATGAGTCCCCCCCTGAAATAACTTGGAGTAAAAATCCACCCCAAAACATAAAAATTGAAAAAATATGGAACAGCCTTGAAAATGTCTATAACGAAAGTGCAATAAAATATCTTAAGAGCAGAAACATAAATGTGGAATATTTAATGAAAAGGGAAGAAATAAAGCTACTTACTAAGATTAAAAACTGGCCTATTGCGATTCCAATCTTCAATACGCAAGGAATAATGGTAGGAATCCAGCTGAAAGCCTTAAAAGAAATAGAAGGAAAAAAAGCAATAATGTATCCAGGAAGTAATTCAGGTTTTCTGGGAATAAAGGATTTAGACAAAAGTAAAAAGATAGTTATCATAACAGAGGGAGTAATAGACTATTTAACCTTGAAAGGACACGGCTTTAGAAATGTAATTGGGATAATGAGCAGTAATACTCCTGTAGACGGCATAGGAAAAATACTCAGCAAAATAAACTTCTTTTTAGTCCATAACGACAAAGCAGGATTCGGGCTCTTTGAAAAAATAAAAGGAGAAGTCGTCAAAAGCAATAAAATCATCATCCCTATAGTTCTTGGAAATAGAAAGGGATACGATGTTAATGACTTTTTTGTTGAAAAACAAAACCCAAAAGTTCTTTTGAAAGAAATTTTAAAATCTTCTTTAAAAGGAGTTACTGAAAATGACACAATTGAAACATCTTGAAAAACCTGTAGAAAACATAAAAAAACTGGAACAGATACTAAAAAAAATACCTGTTCCTAAACTGCAAAAATTTGAAAACCTCCGGAAAAATCTCTACACAGCAAAAAAATGGAATCTGGCTTTATTCTATAATCCTGAGGAAGATATTTACTCCCTTCCTTATATAACATCCCACGCAAAAAAATAATAGAAACCTTCTATACCTTTGAAGCAAAACACCCTCATGAAGGATTCCCTGGAGGACTCAAACTGGAAAAAATGACACATCATGCTTTTTGTAATATACCTGTCCAAGCAGGAGCAGTATTTGAGACGGAAAAAAGAACAGATAAAATACTGTTTTACCCTGTAGATAAATTAATTACAGAAATAGAACATACTTTTATTGAGGTAGAAAAGAAAAAACCAAGAAATAGAGTAACCTTACTAAAAATCTACGAAGATACTGCCCTGAAAAAAATCCTTCTATACAAAATAGAGATCTACGAATTTACGGACGAAGTCTTCAAACTTCCTGAAAAACCAGAAGAAATAGACCTTGCAACCCTAAAAAGCACAGTGGCAGCTATTCACTCGGAAGAAATAAAAAATAAAGTAAAGCTAAAAGATAGGACAGCTCTGTATAAAGAAGAACATCCTGTCGATGACTGGCAACTACTCTCAGAATGCTCTGTAACACCCAATAAAGCAGAAATAGTAGACGAAAACGGAGAAGTTAAAGAGTTTAAAACAAAACTAAAAGAAAGACCAGTAGCCTTTACAGTATTCGGAATAGGATTTGAAAAAGAAGTAGGATGGTTTCCGGGTGCAATGATAATTAACGTGTTTAAAAGAAAAGATATCCTCTCCAAAAAATCCTCACCGGAAGAATATGCAGAAAAACACACTTACCACCTAAACGGAAAAAAACTTCAGGTTAACTATAAAAACCTATACCTTAAAGGAATATACCATATAGACAGAATTCCTTCTCTATGGTCCTATGCAAGTTTAACCGCAAATTCAGGAAAACTTAATATAACAATACCTATACCTATCCAAAGGAAAATCCAGGACAAAGAAACAAAAGAATACAAATGGCAAAGAACTGCCCCTAAGTCAATAGCAAAAGCTGTAGAGCAAATCCTTGGAACACAAAAAATAAATTACAAAGGAGAAGAAATATACCTTCCCGGAAAAAGAGCTTTTATTGAAAAAGAGCTTGTTCAAATAAAAGAACCTTCCTGGCTTCCTGAAGCACAAAAACTTATAAAATCAGCAGTTGCTGTATATAAAACACTCCAAAAGCTAAAAAGAGGAATTGATTACCTAAAAGAAAATGTAGAAGATATCAGCGAACTTGAAGAGTTTATACCTGTAAAGGAGATAAAAAATGTTCAAAGTGATAAATAATCTTGAAGAACTAAAAGAAATACTCTCCGATTATAAAATACTGTTTGTCGACACAGAAACAACTGGGCTTAACCCCAGAAAAGATAAAATACGACTTGTACAAATAAAAGCTCCCGGAGTAGAATCCATAATAATAGATGCCTTTCAACTGAAAAATCTCCATGTCCTTGATCCTATTTTTGAAAACAAGACCCTAATTTTTCACAATGCAAAATTTGACCTTTCTTTTCTGGTTAATTCAGGAATAAATGCTGTTTTAAAAAGCAAAATCCACGACACAATGATAGCCGGAAAAGTTTTTGAACCTGAAAAATCCCATTCCCTAAAAAATATGGTAAAAGACCACCTTTCCATACACTTAGATAAAGAAATGCAAATATCTAACTGGAATCAAGAACTAACAAAAGAACAACTGGAATACGCAGCAAAAGATGTTATCTTCCTGGAAAAACTATTTGTCAAAATAAAAAACAAATACAACTTATCAAACTTATTATATAGAACAGAATGCTCTATAATACCTGCAATAGTAGAAGCAGAATATAAAGGGTTTAAAATAGATATTGAAAAACTTCTTGTAAATCTTGAAAATAAAAGGTTAAAAGCGGAAGAGATAGCTTCCTACTTAAAAACAAAGTATGGGATATCTTACTCAAAACCTAAAGAGATAGCATCTGCACTAATAAAAAACGGAATTAACCTACCCAAAACAAGTAAGGGAAATTACGAAACATCTGAAAGGGTTTTGAAAAACATAGAAC encodes:
- a CDS encoding protein kinase, with the protein product MEKTIFEKTIVEEQKTVVEIPEVTIVKNAPVEKSSASTKQFQGLKIVKEFEAEGGEADLFLLENNTLLKLYRKGIIPKIEVVQKIKEVGEKLPNDVVKILDFGIDKETGRFYEIQEYMKNGNIKNFLKGKTPNKNLLIQIIDQINQILKALHSLNIIHRDIKPSNILVKEENPLNLVVTDFGISSLLDDEFSKKITTVKGTPVYSAPESFSGIMGKEADYWSFGMVILDILNKNPFKGLDPKTVMFKITSEQVPIPEELDEDVKTLLKGLLTQNRKKRWGAKEVDLWLSGNIPSVFYEEKVTSGRYLFNNKEYSSLEELAGAMQANEETFKYAVSFVQRGHLNTLLKENKQLDLDTRVWEILESEKDPEVALVEIIHTIAPSLEIKPYGIKINLSELFEDTLSAIKGLSKPNPLSALLISENKKDLKKFEKLVKYTKDGEFLSFMANKFLQAERALGSKTKALHLFASMVSENFAVTRRLDFSRKSFIKVLENPLTKEEFDFFSYHFERMLGKKLNKKNIENIDMFHYQKIVELVRKDKNYLENAQPIIKNLKVKTHLYPFEIALAAWKGKSDKIEDLIDAVSAMVLVEKTGIKWEALERERINRVKNKLKELDEAGYVVPMGELELIEQKKEKNSYKVKIDQWSHFINHIESLEEFLKDEGVLLH
- a CDS encoding protein phosphatase 2C domain-containing protein, with translation MKVFYFTNRGNYRDKNEDALLIDKKVIQEDMEKPRESAPSKIVAVADGVGGAAAGEVASKSVLETLADFENPDIEAAIFRAKEKLKKLAEKDPSLNGMATTVAGIKVESNKITVFNCGDSRVYKKAGKFLRILSFDHSKGGVLYSAVGTDITPEVFTRQTDGGIFLIATDGFYGVFEEQELEELFEENIEKTVSNIMQKLKTKNLHDNTTFIIAEV
- a CDS encoding AAA family ATPase, with amino-acid sequence MQWVKELDLFLPQTAHFLLSGNIYDSFLFEGIPLSLIDFLGRHLTEKQGYDQVVLYIPLSGFFHVAGDRKPFEDIAGSLDKEKKESLEKAYETISKITQNQKYHIALIVNFASRIEEIAKSDFGIFLYKMFKDAVKANKIKTERGIKHNLVIYLLDREGDFPAWYYVEKPNVKSILIQKPDIKTRRQVIKKLLEVFKKQDDEKLISEITDRTYGMLSREIISIFQIAKQNNIQPENISQAIRTYKTGIKESPWESIEKSKVKSINSLIQERVKGQEEAIKKASQIIRRAFFNLSGAQFSKYSQRPKGVLFLAGPTGVGKTELAKSIAEIVFGNEDALIRFDMSEFRHDHSDQRLLGAPPGYVGYESGGELINKIRENPFSVVLFDEIEKAHPRIMDIMLQLLDEGVLTSGRGEKAYFSECIVIFTSNLGASKVNPTMDFNQVEKTIKEEIVNYFKEIQRPEILNRIGKNIVAFDFIREREGKQIAEKMINNIIQKLKKEKGITVEIESMNKLLEASIKDLSMGGRGIGNTIEEIFINPLSELLFELDVKTGDTVKIKFGEKLEGEKIESSQNTLSG
- a CDS encoding 4Fe-4S single cluster domain-containing protein; translated protein: MKVARILYPVKTLGPGNRVGVWLQGCSIRCRGCMSVETWSFEDGIKEDPILLAKKLSKISNSFTISGGEPFDQPKELKKFLEELKKEGIEDIIIYTGYTEEKVLEDFPWTKKLCSLLISGPFIAGLETESGWKGSENQKAKVFNKKFKDYYRQFLESKKQPLQILGGTIVGIPSKKQLINTYMGIKS
- a CDS encoding CHC2 zinc finger domain-containing protein; amino-acid sequence: MKKELPPGFILQVLEKKGIKYKKSGNSFRLRCPFHDDKNPSASVDPEKNTFLCFACGSSLSENGKIAISAKRLFELLGGSKEEWHNLIRQTYESPPEITWSKNPPQNIKIEKIWNSLENVYNESAIKYLKSRNINVEYLMKREEIKLLTKIKNWPIAIPIFNTQGIMVGIQLKALKEIEGKKAIMYPGSNSGFLGIKDLDKSKKIVIITEGVIDYLTLKGHGFRNVIGIMSSNTPVDGIGKILSKINFFLVHNDKAGFGLFEKIKGEVVKSNKIIIPIVLGNRKGYDVNDFFVEKQNPKVLLKEILKSSLKGVTENDTIETS